One segment of Panthera leo isolate Ple1 chromosome A3, P.leo_Ple1_pat1.1, whole genome shotgun sequence DNA contains the following:
- the EGR4 gene encoding early growth response protein 4: MAVARGVGSPEPARPLLYKWGGRGSGEPGCALERRGAAARGGSRRAREPRPRDLFPRGERLEPGARPPGSVRRRAPQLLASPSPARQAQRARPPAPRSRCRAMLHLSEFSGPDALLVKSTEGCCAEPSTDLSRLPGRDAPAAAGYPGAGDFLSWALSSCGAGGDLADSCFLEGPAPTPPPGLSYSGSFFIQAVPEHPHDPEALFNLMSGILGLAPFPGPEAAASRSPLDASFPAGPDALLPGPADLYSPDLGAATFPEAFWEVSPSAGAPSQCLYEPQLSPPDVKPGLRAPPASPALDTASAFKGPYAPWELLSAGAPGSCGSQGGYQAAPDARFPSMGAKIEDLLSISCPAELPAGPANRLYPTGAYDAFPLAPGDLGEVAEGLPGLLTPPSGEGGSSGDSGEFLTATQPQVSPLGLRSAAADFPKPLVADIPGSSGVPEPPGPPPSVPFPPTKARRKGRRGGKCSARCFCPRPHAKAFACPVESCVRSFARSDELNRHLRIHTGHKPFQCRICLRNFSRSDHLTTHVRTHTGEKPFACDVCGRRFARSDEKKRHSKVHLKQKARAEERLKGLGFYSLGLSFAAL; encoded by the exons ATGGCAGTGGCCCGGGGAGTCGGAAGCCCGGAGCCAGCGCGGCCGCTGCTATATAAGTGGGGGGGCCGCGGATCGGGGGAGCCCGGCTGCGCTTTGGAGAGGCGAGGAGCCGCCGCCCGAGGCGGGTCCCGGCGAGCAAGGGAGCCTCGACCCCGGGACCTCTTTCCCAGAGGTGAGCGCCTGGAGCCAGGAGCCCGGCCGCCTGGGTCTGTGAGGCGCAGGGCACCCCAACTACTGGCCTCCCCGTCACCCGCGCGCCAAGCCCAGCGGGCGAGGCCCCCGGCGCCCCGCAGCCGCTGCCGCGCCATGCTCCACCTTAGCGAGTTTTCCGGCCCCGACGCGCTCCTGGTCAAGTCCACCGAGGGCTGTTGCGCGGAACCCAGTACCGACTTGTCCCGGTTGCCCGGCAGAGACGCGCCGGCGGCAGCCGGCTACCCCGGAG CAGGCGACTTCTTGAGCTGGGCTTTGAGCAGCTGCGGCGCCGGGGGGGACTTAGCCGATTCCTGCTTCCTGGAGGGGCCTGCACCCACGCCCCCTCCTGGACTCAGCTACAGCGGTAGCTTCTTCATCCAAGCAGTACCCGAACACCCGCACGACCCGGAGGCACTCTTCAACCTCATGTCGGGCATCCTAGGTCTGGCACCTTTCCCCGGCCCTGAGGCGGCAGCATCTCGGTCTCCGCTGGACGCCTCTTTTCCCGCAGGCCCCGACGCCTTGCTGCCGGGTCCAGCGGACCTTTACTCCCCGGATCTGGGCGCTGCCACCTTCCCAGAGGCGTTCTGGGAGGTCTCTCCCTCAGCAGGCGCCCCCTCACAGTGCCTGTATGAGCCTCAGCTCTCCCCACCCGACGTCAAGCCAGGCCTTCGGGCGCCTCCGGCCTCTCCAGCGCTGGACACTGCCTCGGCCTTCAAAGGCCCCTATGCTCCCTGGGAGCTACTTTCAGCTGGAGCCCCAGGGAGCTGTGGGTCACAAGGAGGTTACCAGGCGGCCCCCGACGCCCGCTTCCCCTCGATGGGGGCCAAGATTGAAGACCTGCTATCGATCAGCTGCCCGGCGGAGCTGCCAGCTGGCCCCGCCAACAGACTCTACCCCACGGGGGCTTACGACGCTTTCCCGCTGGCCCCGGGTGACTTAGGGGAGGTGGCCGAAGGCCTCCCAGGTCTCCTGACCCCTCCtagcggggagggagggagtagcGGTGACAGTGGAGAGTTTCTGACCGCTACTCAGCCTCAGGTTTCCCCCCTAGGCCTCCGCAGCGCCGCGGCGGACTTCCCGAAACCTCTGGTGGCAGACATCCCCGGGAGCAGTGGGGTGCCTGAGCCTCCTGGGCCACCGCCGTCGGTCCCATTCCCCCCTACCAAGGCGCGGCGTAAGGGGCGCAGGGGCGGCAAGTGCAGCGCGCGCTGCTTCTGCCCGCGGCCGCATGCCAAGGCCTTTGCTTGCCCAGTGGAGAGCTGTGTGCGCAGCTTTGCGCGCTCCGACGAGCTCAACCGCCACCTGCGCATCCACACGGGCCACAAGCCCTTCCAGTGCCGCATCTGCCTACGCAACTTCAGCAGAAGCGACCACCTTACCACACACGTGCGCACTCACACGGGTGAGAAGCCTTTCGCCTGCGACGTGTGCGGCCGCCGCTTCGCGCGCAGTGATGAGAAGAAACGGCACAGCAAGGTGCACCTCAAGCAGAAGGCGCGCGCCGAGGAACGGCTCAAGGGCCTTGGCTTTTACTCTTTGGGCCTCTCTTTCGCCGCCCTGTGA